One genomic region from Methanobrevibacter sp. encodes:
- a CDS encoding TIGR00266 family protein — MEYEIRGGSFPIVVCTLQEGETIKNETGAMSFMTSGMKMETNTGGGLLKGLGRALSGDSLFLNFFTAEADNQQIGFSARTPGKILPIKLDGTNTFIGQKNAFLAAEDSVELDIYFKNKLGTGIFGGEGFILQKFSGEGMAFIEIDGEVIEHELEAGETLLLDPGHLAAMEESVEFEIERVKGAKNILFGEGLFFAKVTGPGKIWIQTMPITKLAEAMIPYLPTSSGSGFDF, encoded by the coding sequence ATGGAATATGAAATACGTGGAGGTTCATTCCCTATTGTAGTTTGCACATTGCAAGAAGGGGAGACCATAAAAAATGAAACCGGCGCAATGTCCTTTATGACTTCTGGAATGAAAATGGAAACCAATACTGGCGGAGGCCTTTTGAAAGGTCTTGGAAGGGCATTATCTGGAGATAGCTTATTCTTAAACTTCTTTACTGCTGAGGCAGATAATCAGCAAATAGGATTTTCAGCACGTACTCCTGGAAAGATCCTACCAATCAAGTTGGATGGGACCAACACATTCATCGGTCAGAAAAATGCATTCCTTGCTGCAGAAGACAGCGTTGAACTTGACATCTATTTCAAGAATAAGTTAGGAACTGGAATATTCGGTGGAGAAGGATTCATTCTCCAAAAATTCTCCGGTGAAGGAATGGCATTCATAGAAATCGATGGTGAAGTCATTGAGCATGAATTGGAAGCAGGTGAAACCTTGCTCTTGGACCCTGGACATCTCGCTGCAATGGAAGAATCCGTTGAATTCGAGATTGAAAGAGTCAAAGGGGCTAAGAACATATTGTTCGGTGAAGGACTGTTCTTTGCAAAAGTTACCGGACCTGGAAAAATATGGATTCAAACCATGCCAATCACCAAATTGGCTGAAGCAATGATTCCTTACTTGCCAACAAGCAGTGGCAGTGGATTTGACTTCTAA
- a CDS encoding SLC13 family permease gives MTDRILNFFKEEIIFSISLILAIVSCFFVFPNGNYFNYINWETIILLFVIMVFVEILKNLSVFEILVRKLLVKVRNTRALVLFLVFSCFFSSIFITNDVSLIIFVPFSILALMKLDRIDLVILTVSLQTIAANVGCMVLPIGAPHNIVMYTVSHIPFVSFFLLLLPYIIVSVVFLIIVSFFIPSDEVSLPKLSKIEIDRNDFLKKVFCGVDYFLLLTFIALFILIGNLENIPFFNIMFKKWIVGNEVLWGVLASQVISNVPAAILLSGFSTNYEAIIVGINIGGLGTLIASMANLISYKILVRHFHDFKIRYLGVFTVLNVILLIILLGVYVFIN, from the coding sequence TTGACAGATAGAATTTTAAACTTTTTTAAAGAGGAAATAATCTTTTCAATATCTCTCATTTTAGCTATTGTTTCCTGCTTTTTCGTTTTTCCAAATGGAAATTACTTCAATTACATCAATTGGGAAACAATAATTCTGCTTTTTGTCATAATGGTTTTTGTAGAGATTCTGAAAAATCTGTCTGTCTTTGAGATATTGGTTCGCAAGCTATTGGTGAAGGTAAGAAATACCAGAGCTCTTGTCTTGTTTTTAGTCTTTAGTTGTTTTTTCAGTTCAATATTCATTACTAATGATGTTTCATTGATTATCTTTGTGCCATTCAGCATTTTGGCTTTGATGAAGCTTGATAGGATAGACTTAGTTATATTGACAGTCAGCCTGCAGACAATTGCAGCCAACGTGGGATGTATGGTTCTTCCTATTGGGGCTCCTCACAATATTGTTATGTATACTGTATCACACATTCCATTTGTATCATTCTTCTTGCTTCTATTGCCTTATATAATCGTTTCTGTAGTGTTTCTGATTATAGTCTCATTCTTCATTCCAAGCGATGAGGTAAGTTTGCCTAAATTGAGCAAGATTGAGATTGACAGGAATGATTTCCTTAAAAAAGTATTCTGTGGTGTTGACTACTTCTTGCTTTTGACATTCATTGCACTTTTCATACTGATTGGAAATCTGGAGAACATTCCATTTTTCAATATAATGTTCAAGAAGTGGATAGTTGGCAATGAGGTTCTTTGGGGGGTTTTAGCATCTCAAGTCATTTCAAATGTTCCCGCTGCAATACTATTGAGTGGTTTCAGTACAAATTATGAGGCAATTATTGTTGGAATCAATATCGGTGGATTAGGTACACTTATAGCATCTATGGCAAATCTTATTTCATATAAGATACTTGTAAGGCATTTCCATGACTTTAAAATCAGATATTTAGGAGTATTCACAGTCTTGAATGTGATTTTGCTTATAATTCTACTTGGAGTTTATGTTTTTATCAATTGA
- a CDS encoding TfoX/Sxy family protein: MSSTKEYLEYILEQLSDLDDISYRAMMGEYIIYYRGKIVGGIYDDRFLVKPVKSAIAMMPDADMEFPYEGAKEMLLVDDVDDREFLGELFEAMYDELPAPKKRKK, encoded by the coding sequence ATGTCTTCAACTAAGGAATATTTGGAATATATATTGGAGCAGCTTTCAGATCTTGATGATATCTCCTATCGTGCAATGATGGGAGAATACATCATCTACTATCGTGGAAAGATTGTAGGAGGCATTTACGATGACCGTTTTCTGGTCAAACCAGTGAAATCTGCCATTGCCATGATGCCTGATGCAGACATGGAATTTCCTTATGAAGGCGCAAAGGAAATGCTCCTAGTCGATGATGTTGATGATAGGGAGTTCCTTGGAGAGTTGTTTGAGGCAATGTATGATGAGCTTCCTGCTCCCAAGAAAAGAAAAAAATAA
- a CDS encoding MFS transporter codes for MKFDLETIVVAVSFITSFFAVFLSNGIIIGVPAIAQEFAMNNVIQNWVPTIFFLVVALFTVPAGQISGKFGVKKSLLGGVIVYLIASIGAVLSFSTESFIFFRALQGAGVAFLNVSAMAMVVHAVKPQNRGKALGFTVTGVYLATSLSPVICGFLVHNLGWRSMFYFVIPFLVLCIGLMVWKIDGEWKTYENDRIDKIGSILYGLGILAFIYGFTTLTTSTGLILTVAGLIVLVIFGAYELRQKSPVFNMNLFKNKKFTSSNIAALCSYIAVMVVTTILNYHFQYVRGWNAQMAGMILIITPIIMAIMAPNSGKLSDRIHPQKLAALGMGIATVALLILTFLNGDTPLYLVVIAMILQGIGMGLFSSPNMNAIMSSVPPKDAPTASASQATMRTIGQTMSLGLLTLVFAWVMGNLPLATKYAGMVVQSSQIICGICTVACILAIFASLVGVRSKDKFNTDRPT; via the coding sequence ATGAAATTTGATTTGGAAACAATTGTAGTGGCGGTGTCGTTCATTACATCGTTTTTCGCAGTATTTTTATCAAATGGTATTATTATAGGGGTTCCAGCCATTGCACAGGAGTTTGCAATGAACAATGTCATTCAAAACTGGGTTCCTACAATATTCTTCCTTGTGGTGGCTTTGTTCACAGTTCCTGCAGGGCAGATATCAGGTAAGTTCGGTGTCAAGAAGTCTTTGCTCGGAGGAGTGATCGTTTATCTGATCGCTTCAATAGGTGCTGTGCTTTCATTTTCAACAGAATCATTCATATTCTTCCGTGCACTTCAAGGTGCAGGTGTGGCATTCCTGAATGTGTCTGCAATGGCAATGGTTGTTCATGCGGTCAAGCCTCAAAACAGAGGTAAGGCATTAGGATTTACAGTAACAGGCGTTTACTTGGCGACCTCATTGTCTCCAGTGATTTGCGGATTCCTGGTACACAACTTGGGTTGGAGATCAATGTTCTACTTTGTAATTCCTTTCCTGGTTCTATGTATAGGTCTTATGGTTTGGAAGATCGATGGTGAATGGAAAACCTATGAAAACGATAGGATTGACAAGATCGGATCAATCTTATATGGACTGGGCATTTTGGCTTTCATCTATGGATTTACAACATTGACAACAAGCACTGGTCTCATATTGACCGTTGCAGGGCTTATCGTTCTTGTAATATTCGGAGCTTATGAGCTAAGGCAGAAATCTCCTGTATTCAACATGAACCTATTCAAGAACAAGAAGTTCACCTCCTCAAACATTGCGGCATTATGCAGTTATATTGCAGTTATGGTGGTTACAACAATATTGAATTATCACTTCCAATATGTAAGGGGATGGAATGCCCAAATGGCTGGTATGATCTTGATCATCACACCAATCATCATGGCAATCATGGCTCCAAACTCTGGAAAACTATCTGATAGGATACATCCTCAGAAATTGGCGGCTCTTGGTATGGGAATTGCAACTGTAGCTCTTTTGATTCTCACATTCCTGAATGGAGACACTCCACTTTACCTTGTAGTGATAGCCATGATCCTGCAGGGTATCGGTATGGGACTCTTCTCTTCACCAAACATGAATGCGATTATGAGTTCCGTTCCTCCAAAGGACGCTCCAACAGCTTCCGCTTCACAGGCAACCATGAGGACAATCGGTCAGACCATGAGTTTAGGTCTTTTGACCCTTGTATTCGCATGGGTTATGGGAAACCTGCCTCTTGCTACAAAATATGCGGGAATGGTCGTTCAATCATCCCAAATCATTTGCGGTATCTGTACAGTGGCTTGTATCCTTGCAATATTCGCTTCCTTGGTAGGTGTAAGGTCTAAGGACAAATTCAATACAGACAGGCCAACTTAG
- a CDS encoding MFS transporter, whose translation MKFDSETSVVLVSFLTSFFAVFLAAGIVIGVPSIASEFGMNNVVQNWIITISLLVVAIFTLPAGQLSGKFGVKKSLIIGVLIFILGSIGACLAFSAESFLFFRVIQGIGGAFSNVASMAMVVQAIRPQNRGQALGLTVTGVYLAGSLSPVICGFLVYNFGWRAMFYFTLPFFFICIALMILKIEGEWKTYENDKIDSLGYLIYGIGILLFIYGFTSLMTTMGKICVAIGFILLIVFAYYETRVNTPAFNMRLFKNAKFASSNVAALCSYLAVASLTTILNYHFQYVRGWNAQMAGLILIVTPIIMAFMAPNSGKLSDRIHPQKLAAIGMSIATVALFILIFLDANTPIWLIVVAMVLQGIGMGLFTSPNTNAIMSSVPPKETPNASAAQSAMRTIGQTMSLGLLTLVFAWIMGSLKLSSQYAGMVVQASQIVCIICTIICIIAIFASLVGVKSKDEFNTKQAN comes from the coding sequence ATGAAATTTGACAGCGAAACATCTGTAGTGCTGGTATCATTTCTAACATCATTTTTTGCAGTGTTTCTGGCTGCAGGTATAGTTATTGGTGTTCCATCAATTGCAAGCGAGTTTGGAATGAACAATGTCGTTCAGAATTGGATAATCACCATTTCCCTGCTTGTTGTAGCCATATTCACACTTCCTGCAGGACAGTTGTCAGGTAAGTTTGGTGTTAAGAAATCATTGATAATTGGCGTTTTGATTTTCATACTTGGTTCAATAGGGGCCTGTTTGGCCTTTTCCGCTGAATCATTTTTATTCTTTAGAGTAATTCAAGGCATAGGTGGAGCATTTTCAAATGTTGCATCCATGGCTATGGTTGTACAGGCCATCAGGCCTCAAAATAGAGGTCAGGCTTTAGGATTGACAGTAACAGGGGTTTATTTGGCAGGGTCCCTGTCTCCAGTGATTTGTGGATTTTTAGTATATAATTTCGGATGGAGAGCAATGTTCTACTTCACCCTTCCGTTCTTCTTCATCTGCATTGCACTTATGATTCTAAAGATTGAAGGGGAATGGAAAACCTATGAAAACGATAAGATAGATTCCTTAGGCTATCTCATTTATGGTATAGGAATCTTACTCTTCATCTATGGATTTACAAGCTTAATGACAACAATGGGTAAGATCTGTGTGGCAATTGGTTTTATTCTCCTCATTGTCTTCGCATATTATGAAACCAGAGTGAACACCCCTGCATTCAACATGAGATTATTCAAGAATGCGAAGTTTGCCTCTTCCAATGTTGCGGCATTATGCAGCTATCTTGCAGTGGCATCACTTACTACAATATTGAACTATCACTTCCAATATGTAAGGGGATGGAATGCCCAAATGGCGGGCCTTATCCTGATAGTAACTCCTATCATCATGGCGTTCATGGCTCCTAATTCAGGCAAGCTGTCTGATAGGATACATCCTCAGAAATTGGCGGCCATTGGAATGTCCATTGCGACTGTGGCATTGTTCATTTTGATATTCCTGGATGCAAACACTCCAATCTGGCTTATTGTCGTTGCAATGGTCTTGCAGGGTATAGGTATGGGACTCTTCACAAGTCCGAATACAAATGCAATCATGAGTTCCGTTCCTCCAAAGGAGACTCCGAATGCATCTGCAGCCCAGTCTGCAATGAGGACCATCGGTCAGACCATGAGCCTAGGTCTATTGACTCTTGTCTTTGCATGGATCATGGGAAGCTTGAAACTGTCTTCCCAGTATGCAGGAATGGTTGTTCAGGCCTCTCAGATAGTCTGCATAATATGTACAATCATCTGTATAATTGCAATATTCGCCTCACTTGTAGGTGTGAAATCCAAGGATGAGTTCAATACAAAACAGGCAAATTAA
- a CDS encoding MarR family transcriptional regulator — protein MESESFQGIMDSSPLIAWIHNLSKNHFKYLKSKISEFDLGHEVRYIMMIYDNPCISQDDLVIMSGQSKGNIAKSLKKLEDDGYIKREVNPENRRKYMLRTTSKGDELVPKVRQISKDWEKEVGITEEDSELIERLKEIAINGMRLTEDL, from the coding sequence ATGGAAAGTGAAAGCTTTCAGGGAATAATGGATAGCTCTCCCTTGATTGCATGGATTCATAATCTGTCCAAAAATCATTTCAAGTACCTGAAGTCAAAAATCAGTGAGTTTGACTTGGGCCATGAAGTACGGTATATTATGATGATCTATGACAATCCATGCATCTCCCAGGACGATTTGGTTATAATGTCCGGTCAAAGCAAGGGAAACATTGCCAAGTCATTGAAGAAACTGGAAGATGACGGTTATATCAAAAGGGAAGTCAATCCGGAAAACAGAAGGAAATACATGTTAAGGACCACTTCAAAAGGGGACGAATTGGTTCCTAAGGTCCGACAGATATCCAAGGATTGGGAAAAGGAAGTGGGAATAACAGAAGAGGACAGTGAACTGATTGAAAGATTAAAGGAAATAGCTATCAATGGTATGAGATTGACTGAGGATTTATGA
- the dtd gene encoding D-aminoacyl-tRNA deacylase, giving the protein MKLVIQRVTNASVEVEGEITGQIEEGLMVLVGFGQTDTEKEVEYLARKLTKLRIFPDEEGRMNLSVKDIGGKLLLVPQFTLYGKTKKNRPSFHKALAGEEATKLFDYFVEKCSEDVPCETGVFGASMKVSLLNNGPVTILLEKEFEE; this is encoded by the coding sequence ATGAAATTAGTCATTCAAAGGGTAACAAATGCCAGTGTGGAAGTTGAAGGAGAAATCACAGGCCAGATTGAAGAGGGATTGATGGTTTTAGTCGGCTTTGGCCAGACAGACACAGAAAAGGAAGTTGAATACTTGGCAAGAAAGCTTACAAAGCTTAGAATCTTCCCTGATGAAGAGGGTAGAATGAACCTTTCAGTAAAGGACATTGGAGGGAAACTTCTTCTTGTTCCTCAATTCACATTATATGGAAAAACCAAAAAGAACAGACCATCATTCCATAAGGCATTGGCTGGCGAGGAAGCAACTAAATTATTTGACTATTTTGTGGAAAAATGCAGTGAGGATGTTCCTTGTGAAACCGGTGTCTTTGGCGCATCCATGAAAGTGAGCCTATTGAACAACGGTCCTGTGACAATACTGCTTGAAAAAGAGTTTGAAGAGTAG
- a CDS encoding succinylglutamate desuccinylase/aspartoacylase family protein: protein MRNKFLILALLAISLFLLLASVSAEDIVADDSSTDIEVQTGEQSVDNSDTANENNDDNSLVAGDDSNDSTQSATSNATNNGSDADSSKVPYKFTSTKNISSTYGKKAKFSVKVLNKEGKAINHTLVTFKVAGKTYNRYTNASGISYIYLNLNAGKYTIKYNATGISSKNIYTVKNYYKITLYKWKSGANVLKNKRIKANVPNSTLVKKIIKLAKSGTPVIKFKGGNGKVVFITAGVHGNEIPSQVAAMKLIKYLQSHPINGTVYVMPFMNPKGTAANVRDYNGVHLNKKANKKGTISYKTVQLIKKFKCDAYGDFHATRPGGKPGKDLVFGSYKPTKKSATIAKYIAKNAKVKYKIYKKAGVEYPGAMEDEVNLKKIPAVTCEVISPHGKIKKGSVSKSLLMMKTLLKYNKII, encoded by the coding sequence ATGAGAAATAAATTTTTGATATTGGCATTATTGGCAATCAGCTTATTCTTATTGTTGGCTTCAGTTAGCGCTGAAGATATTGTTGCTGATGATTCCAGTACAGATATTGAAGTCCAAACTGGAGAGCAGTCAGTGGACAATTCTGATACAGCCAATGAAAATAATGATGATAACTCTTTGGTTGCCGGTGATGATTCCAATGACAGTACACAATCAGCCACTTCCAATGCTACAAATAATGGATCTGATGCTGACTCTTCTAAAGTTCCTTACAAGTTCACATCCACCAAGAACATAAGTTCAACTTATGGAAAAAAGGCCAAATTCTCTGTTAAGGTGCTTAATAAGGAAGGAAAAGCTATCAATCACACATTAGTAACCTTTAAGGTTGCTGGAAAGACATATAATCGATATACAAATGCAAGTGGAATCAGTTATATCTATCTTAATTTAAATGCCGGAAAATATACAATCAAATACAATGCCACTGGAATTTCCAGCAAAAATATCTATACTGTAAAGAACTATTATAAAATCACTCTTTACAAATGGAAATCCGGAGCCAATGTATTGAAAAATAAAAGGATTAAGGCGAATGTTCCAAATTCAACCCTTGTAAAAAAGATCATTAAATTGGCAAAATCAGGAACTCCTGTAATCAAGTTCAAAGGAGGAAATGGAAAAGTTGTTTTCATTACAGCTGGCGTTCATGGAAATGAGATACCTTCACAAGTTGCTGCCATGAAGCTTATAAAGTATCTTCAAAGCCATCCTATAAATGGTACTGTCTATGTCATGCCATTCATGAATCCTAAGGGCACTGCAGCTAATGTAAGGGATTATAATGGAGTTCACTTAAACAAGAAGGCAAATAAAAAGGGAACCATTTCCTATAAGACAGTTCAACTGATTAAAAAGTTCAAATGCGATGCCTATGGTGATTTCCATGCCACAAGACCTGGGGGAAAGCCTGGAAAAGACTTGGTTTTTGGAAGCTATAAGCCTACTAAAAAAAGTGCAACAATTGCCAAATATATAGCCAAGAATGCAAAGGTGAAATATAAAATATATAAAAAGGCAGGAGTGGAGTATCCTGGCGCTATGGAAGATGAGGTTAATTTAAAGAAGATTCCTGCCGTAACCTGTGAAGTGATCAGTCCTCACGGAAAAATCAAGAAAGGATCAGTTTCAAAATCATTATTGATGATGAAAACACTATTGAAATACAATAAGATAATTTAA
- a CDS encoding DNA glycosylase has protein sequence MVNLKFNSLINLKLTQESGQTSQAPWRYNSVGDNDQFSELIYLNTPSIINELSDETINLNKLPVLLKLSQDKNDLNSFTCLYQLPKKVEKKEFSLNIDNFSKHEINIIENEIKNELTKIYNLDFDLEKFYDFLLSDEKLAPSVDFCNGLRLFIAKDPFECIISSICSANNSILRWTKSIDKIKSNWGEKVEFDDGMFYGFPSPKQFLDFYETPIEEADEDGHCYEIDCYTHNLKACGVGYRAPYMKKASQILIDDINIDEIFSMGYEEAFDLILGLPGVGPKVADCILLYGFGFEEAFPSDVWIKRIVSHLYFDGEISAEKTREFGIEHFGDYAGYAQLYLFHYARKSGLMDKIKK, from the coding sequence ATGGTAAATTTAAAATTCAATTCACTAATCAATCTTAAGCTGACCCAAGAATCAGGTCAAACTTCACAGGCTCCATGGAGGTATAATTCAGTTGGAGATAATGATCAGTTTAGTGAATTGATTTACTTGAATACTCCTTCAATTATTAATGAACTTAGTGATGAAACTATTAATTTAAATAAACTTCCTGTTCTTTTAAAGCTATCACAAGATAAAAATGATTTAAATAGTTTCACTTGTCTATATCAACTACCTAAAAAGGTAGAAAAAAAGGAATTTTCACTAAATATTGACAATTTTTCCAAGCATGAAATCAATATTATCGAAAATGAAATAAAAAATGAATTGACCAAAATCTATAATCTGGACTTTGACTTGGAAAAGTTCTATGATTTTCTATTGTCTGATGAAAAATTAGCTCCTTCTGTAGACTTTTGCAATGGATTGAGATTGTTCATTGCAAAGGATCCATTTGAATGCATCATCTCTTCGATCTGTTCTGCAAACAATTCCATATTAAGATGGACAAAATCAATTGACAAGATAAAATCCAATTGGGGAGAAAAGGTTGAGTTTGATGATGGAATGTTTTATGGATTTCCAAGCCCAAAACAATTCTTGGACTTTTATGAAACCCCAATTGAGGAAGCAGATGAAGACGGACATTGCTATGAGATTGATTGCTATACCCATAACTTGAAGGCATGTGGCGTTGGCTACAGGGCACCTTATATGAAAAAGGCAAGCCAGATTCTGATTGATGATATCAATATCGATGAGATATTCTCAATGGGTTATGAGGAAGCATTTGATTTGATTCTGGGATTGCCTGGTGTGGGCCCAAAGGTAGCGGACTGCATTCTATTGTATGGATTCGGATTTGAAGAGGCATTTCCATCTGATGTCTGGATTAAAAGGATTGTTTCTCATTTGTATTTTGATGGAGAGATTTCTGCAGAGAAGACAAGGGAATTTGGAATAGAGCATTTTGGTGATTATGCAGGATATGCTCAATTATATTTATTCCATTATGCACGAAAGTCTGGATTGATGGATAAGATTAAGAAATAA
- the hisF gene encoding imidazole glycerol phosphate synthase subunit HisF: MLTKRIIPCLDCDLQVPEGRVVKGVEFKQIRYAGNPVELATKYYEDGADEIVILDITASHERRGTMVDVIERLTENVFIPICVGGGIRKVEDYTRMLKAGADKCSTNTAAIHNPQLLTDASKVVGSQAVVIGIDAKRRYVEEDREAAKGKTIVDTDQGEVWFDCSIYGGREFTGMDAIAWAQECQDRGAGEVLLTSMDGDGTKDGYDLVLTKAINDNVDIPVIASGGVGNPQHILEAFEVADASAALAASIFHFNEYPVPVVKKFLKEKGVPIRETF; this comes from the coding sequence ATGCTTACCAAAAGAATTATTCCTTGTTTAGATTGTGACTTGCAGGTTCCAGAAGGAAGAGTGGTGAAGGGAGTAGAATTCAAGCAAATCCGCTATGCCGGGAATCCGGTCGAGCTTGCCACCAAATATTATGAAGACGGAGCGGATGAGATTGTAATCCTGGACATCACCGCTTCCCATGAACGCAGAGGAACCATGGTTGATGTCATAGAAAGACTGACTGAAAACGTATTCATTCCGATATGTGTAGGGGGTGGAATAAGAAAGGTGGAGGATTACACTCGCATGCTTAAGGCAGGAGCGGACAAATGCTCTACAAATACCGCAGCCATTCACAATCCACAGCTTCTCACAGATGCCTCCAAGGTTGTAGGTTCCCAAGCGGTGGTTATTGGAATCGATGCAAAAAGAAGATATGTTGAAGAGGACAGGGAAGCCGCCAAAGGAAAGACCATTGTGGATACTGACCAAGGTGAAGTGTGGTTTGACTGCAGCATCTATGGAGGAAGGGAATTTACAGGCATGGATGCAATTGCCTGGGCTCAGGAATGTCAGGATAGAGGTGCAGGTGAGGTTCTTCTAACATCCATGGATGGAGATGGAACAAAGGACGGCTATGACCTTGTGCTTACAAAGGCAATAAACGACAATGTGGACATTCCAGTCATTGCATCTGGAGGTGTGGGAAATCCGCAGCACATTCTTGAAGCCTTTGAAGTAGCCGATGCTAGCGCAGCTCTTGCAGCAAGCATTTTCCACTTCAATGAATATCCTGTTCCAGTTGTTAAGAAATTCTTAAAAGAGAAAGGAGTTCCAATAAGAGAAACTTTTTAG
- a CDS encoding SprT family zinc-dependent metalloprotease, producing the protein MVVREEIEIGGIPIILERKNIKNLYLRIKPDGTVKVSSPMRLSDDAINEFVLSRADWIRDTRAKMLENPPKPKVRYKDGETHYLWGEPYTLQLIGNENAKKAFYDSKEHIIYLPVPKRSTIKQREKILFELYREEMNRNLKYFLDKCTYFVGKEPKEVKIRNMKNWGNCRKDKRVTLNLKLAKKPPVCTEYVLIHELCHLIEFNHGPRFKVLMDGFCPNWREIKKLLNEEQ; encoded by the coding sequence ATGGTAGTAAGAGAAGAAATTGAAATTGGAGGAATTCCTATAATCTTGGAGAGAAAGAATATAAAGAATCTATACCTCCGCATCAAGCCTGATGGCACAGTCAAGGTTTCTTCTCCAATGAGACTATCAGATGATGCCATAAATGAATTTGTCCTATCAAGGGCAGATTGGATAAGGGACACAAGAGCTAAAATGCTTGAAAATCCACCTAAACCTAAAGTGAGATATAAGGATGGGGAAACCCATTATCTCTGGGGAGAGCCATACACGCTTCAACTGATTGGAAATGAAAATGCAAAAAAGGCATTTTATGACAGCAAGGAGCATATAATCTATCTTCCTGTTCCAAAGAGGTCCACTATAAAGCAAAGGGAAAAGATACTCTTTGAGCTTTATAGGGAAGAGATGAACAGGAATTTAAAGTATTTCCTAGATAAGTGCACTTATTTTGTAGGCAAGGAGCCTAAGGAAGTAAAAATCAGAAACATGAAGAATTGGGGAAACTGCAGAAAGGACAAAAGGGTTACCTTAAACTTGAAATTGGCTAAAAAGCCACCGGTTTGCACCGAATATGTTCTGATTCACGAATTGTGCCACTTGATTGAGTTCAATCATGGCCCAAGATTCAAGGTACTTATGGATGGATTCTGTCCCAACTGGAGAGAGATAAAGAAGCTGTTGAATGAAGAGCAGTGA